In Drosophila busckii strain San Diego stock center, stock number 13000-0081.31 chromosome 3R, ASM1175060v1, whole genome shotgun sequence, the sequence AAAAGCCTTGGgccaagctgctggccaaagtgGAAAAGGCCAAGGCTGATTATCATGCGGCCTGCAAAACGGAACGCAGCGCCACCAATCAAGAGCGTAACGCCAATGCGGACAGCTCGCTGTCACCAGATCAGGTTAGCTAACgacatttttatggctttacatacgatgtatatatatattaacgtTTTATATTGCAGGTAAAGAAGATGCATGATCGTGTGCAAAAGACCAAAGATCAAGTGCAAAAGTGTCGTGAAAAGTATGAGCAGAGCATTGGCGAAATAACCAAATATAATTCAGTTTATATTGAGGATATGACATCTGTATTTGAAAAGTGCCAAACTATGGAAAAGACGCGGCTACAGTTCTTTAAAGAAGTGCTCTTCAATGTGCACGCCTGCTTGGATCCAACCAAAGTGCAAAAGTGAGTAACTATATAAACAGTAATTAGCCATGTCTATAACTTTGTTTGTATTCTGTGCAGCCTACCGCAAATCTATGAAGAATTCTATCATACAATCAACAATGCGGACCATCAAAAGGATCTGAAGTGGTGGTCCAACAATCATGGCATTAATATGGCAATGAACTGGCCAGCATTTGTGGTAACTCCTAAAATGACAGCTTAGTTGTTGAACTTATAATCACATGCTTAACTACTTAACAGGAATACACAGAGGAATTCCGTGACATTGCCAAGGGCAACAAATCGAAGGAAGCGCTGCCGGCTGCGCCCATAACGCTTATCAATCAGCGACCTGTAGCTGAAGATGTGCATGTAATTGATTTTAAGCTGCGCTCATAAacttcattaattaattgtctTTTCTGATACACAGGAATATCCTTCGACGAATAGTTTAAAGAAGAACGCAAGCGCCAATAGTAGAGCAAGCGGCAAGAGCAGTCAGCTTGAACAGGCAACAAGTCAAACATCTGCCACAACAGTCGAAGCCAGATCAACGGTGTCGTCGtcgacaacagcagccagtgctgctgcggcagcaacagcaacaacagcagcagcagcagcaacagcggcagcaaatcGCAACTCGAGCGTAACGTAAGTTAAAATTGTCATAAGCTATTGAATAACAACAagctgtttgttgctgcttagtCGACTCATTTTCATTGAActaattgatttcaatttgcatattgcagcaatggcaacggcaaagCCGAAGCAAACCCCTTTGACGAGGAGGAGGAGTGGGATGAGGCTGACAATGTGCTGGTCGACAATGGTGAGCCGGGTGTGCCAGTTAAGGCCTTATACGACTACGATGGCGCTGAAAGCGATGAGCTTACGTTTAAACAaggtataaaaaacaacaacaacaactataagcTGTAACTTTATTGAAACTAATCGCgctgctttgactttgacaggTGATGTTTTTGAAAAGCTCGAGGATGAGGATGAACAAGGCTGGTGCAAGGGTCGCATGAATGGACGCGTCGGTTTATATCCAGCAAATTATGTGGAGCCTGTGCACTCATAAGCGTATTGAACTATTGTCATATGCTATACATATTGATATAACATTAGCATGGAGAGCATGATAGAATATTGTACTACGCATACAGTAACAGCAGTCGTTGatgaaattattaacatatatgtattagaAATTGTTATGAGCAATGAGCGCAGACACCATCAGATGAGTTGAGATGTTGGTGTGTGTcgaaaactttttatattaggcattttgaatttgtaattgtattttgtgtgGCAAACCAACCTACCTACATACACTACCAACACAACAATttacaagaagaagaaacaacaaaaatcagctCACCTACAGTAAACTTTTGAAATGAACATAAGTAGTAAagtaaaagaatatatattatatataaaacttagtTGAAACGTCAAGCAGAACAATAAATGTAACTGTCAAATGTATGAATTAATGAAGTATGTatttacacatacatgcatgcatatatatatacacacatacgaatGTATTATGCTATAGCTAAACtaaaatgattttttgtttgttttcccTCTCGTTGCGAGAGCGCGCATTTTTTATAGCACTGACTGGCtaataaaagaattttattttatccaGCCAGTCACCGAATTGTGGAACACCCTTAAGCAAATTTGTACGTAGTATTTCAATGaacattttctattatttatgtgtgtgtgtatacttgtgttataaaaagtatacgtatattattgtatatgtacatttttaaatgacttaaattattgaaataaaaatacgaaTACAAAAACCCCCGGAAATAAATTGGTTTTCTTATTGCACTGACTTGGAAACTAACCAAAGAGAGTTGTGTGCttgctaatttgttttttaatttatttagcaatgtTTACAACGAATAAGCTGCGAAGTTGCTTTAGCGTTGACGTTGGCAGCTAAATACTCTATCTGACTATTGTTGAGACATAAATCTTCAACGAGTTCAAAGCTCAGCCTGCACTAAGTttcattgtttgttgctgcacaACCACGACATACCCCTAAGCATTAGCAAATGTGCAAGTGTATAAATAGTTGTGTATGTCACCAAGCCGGACTTGTACAACTCTGATTGTTATATAAACTGCAGGCTTATTTATGAGCTCGCAAGAGTGCTGGCTAGTGATAAAGTCCCATTACTACAATGAGCAGTGATAAGAAACTTTGAAGGCGAGCCCAATTTTATGCATATCGTTTAGAACAATGAGAGTAGCTCCAGTCGCAAGCCGCAGTTTAATTCCAGACGGCGCAGTAATTAGACCTAatattacattatatatattgtagaGCTAGAGCTATGTACACACTCTTACAACCTGAAAGATTGGGTGAAAATCCGCCCGTGTATAGATTACTCAAAGTGTTTATATTCTTTGCCATATTCATGCTAATTATGTGTTATAATACGCCAGATTTATTCAAGTCCAAAATAGTTACagtacaaattaataatgcgCATCCCAGAGCTTACAAAagtattaacaaattattaaagcaaagtgCAACCAGCGTAGCAATTTGGGAACGCACAACTCCACAGCGTAATTATGAAAGTTGATATTGAACTCTACTTGCACTAAAAGTATCTTTAACTAAAtattgtagctgctgccaaagtgtTGCCgcattattatgtattttcCTCACAATGTCGCATGCCGGCGGTTAATCCTTATACAAAGGATGTGCTCAAGATTTATAAGAAGAAGTCTTACACAAGCTGCGATAAGAGCAAAAGCTTCATAGCTGTCGTCTATGATAGGAGCACGCAAAACTACAGCCTCCATATCAGTGAGAGAAACCTAAAGTGTTGctacaagcaaattaaacgcACTGGGAGCGGCAATAAAGCGGATGAGGAATATAAGTAAGCAAAAGATACTACActgaaaaatatattcaatgaTCTGCGACAATTTCAAAAAACTACATTTAAGCTCAGTCAGCAGTACAATTTTTGAACGTTAgtctgcttaaaataaaatggcagCCTAGCCACGAGTCTTTATAACCCACTCGTCCGATCAGTTCCAAGTCTTCTTCGAGTTGTCTATAACCCACTTTTCTGCTCAGTTTTAAATCCTTTTTAGGTAGTATATAAATCATTATATAAAAGTGCATTAACATATTGATCACTTACACTTTAATTCACAGACTGCTGCCTTGTAAGGAGTTTCCACAGGACTTTGTAGTCCCACGACAAGTGGATGCTATACTAACCGAATGTCGTCGCTCCAAATCCAGAGCCATTGTACAACGAGatgcttttagttttgtgcAAGCCAACAgagttgtaaataaaactgtGCCCAAGCCAAGCAAACGCAGACCCAATGTGCTGCTCTGGGGCATGGACTCCATATCCCGCATGAACTTTGAACGCACCATGCCCATAATGCACAAGTATCTAAAGGATAAGCAGTGGTTTGAGCTGCAGGGCTACAATAAGGTAAGAAAGCATTGGCAAGttagttacaaaaataatttatatgctttgcTAGATGGCA encodes:
- the LOC108604383 gene encoding protein kinase C and casein kinase substrate in neurons protein 1 isoform X1; its protein translation is MFGMELHAKAINACLRILLNTCEKTAVAIRHAQHEMSHHSDDQLLQAGSDSFWEPGNYKRTTKRIEDSYKLCNELQQLIQERADIEKGYAKSLRTWSKKWGELIEKGPEYGTTEAAWKGVLTESERLSDVHMKIKDNLCNDVNTQIKTWQKDNYHHTLMQIKERKDMEDLFKKAQKPWAKLLAKVEKAKADYHAACKTERSATNQERNANADSSLSPDQVKKMHDRVQKTKDQVQKCREKYEQSIGEITKYNSVYIEDMTSVFEKCQTMEKTRLQFFKEVLFNVHACLDPTKVQNLPQIYEEFYHTINNADHQKDLKWWSNNHGINMAMNWPAFVEYTEEFRDIAKGNKSKEALPAAPITLINQRPVAEDVHEYPSTNSLKKNASANSRASGKSSQLEQATSQTSATTVEARSTVSSSTTAASAAAAATATTAAAAATAAANRNSSVTNGNGKAEANPFDEEEEWDEADNVLVDNGEPGVPVKALYDYDGAESDELTFKQGDVFEKLEDEDEQGWCKGRMNGRVGLYPANYVEPVHS
- the LOC108604383 gene encoding protein kinase C and casein kinase substrate in neurons protein 1 isoform X2, with amino-acid sequence MSHHSDDQLLQAGSDSFWEPGNYKRTTKRIEDSYKLCNELQQLIQERADIEKGYAKSLRTWSKKWGELIEKGPEYGTTEAAWKGVLTESERLSDVHMKIKDNLCNDVNTQIKTWQKDNYHHTLMQIKERKDMEDLFKKAQKPWAKLLAKVEKAKADYHAACKTERSATNQERNANADSSLSPDQVKKMHDRVQKTKDQVQKCREKYEQSIGEITKYNSVYIEDMTSVFEKCQTMEKTRLQFFKEVLFNVHACLDPTKVQNLPQIYEEFYHTINNADHQKDLKWWSNNHGINMAMNWPAFVEYTEEFRDIAKGNKSKEALPAAPITLINQRPVAEDVHEYPSTNSLKKNASANSRASGKSSQLEQATSQTSATTVEARSTVSSSTTAASAAAAATATTAAAAATAAANRNSSVTNGNGKAEANPFDEEEEWDEADNVLVDNGEPGVPVKALYDYDGAESDELTFKQGDVFEKLEDEDEQGWCKGRMNGRVGLYPANYVEPVHS